The genomic interval TATGTCACCTTCGAGTACTTTCATCCCTATCCGCATTACCCCGAAGCCTTGATTTACCAGACTTCCGATTCGCTCGATCGAATCCTAGGCCGCGTCTGAGCTTGTGTACGTCAGCCTTTCCAGGCTGACACGCCCCAAACTCAAACCGGCACTAAAAACCCCCCGGTTACCTGCACAGCACTCACTCGGGTCGAGGCTGATTGCTCCAATGGCCACTGGGGTCAGTGCCCCGCACGTGCACTCCTTTTTGGCTCCAGCCAAGATCCGCTCGGACGTCGGCACTGCAATACCTGAGCGTCAAACCGCATCGTCGTCGGTTCGACTCGTTGGCTTCGCTACCGTGCAGTAACAAGTCGCTGTGAATCGAAAACTCCCCAGCCGCCAACGGATCGTAAACTAACGTACCGTACTGTTCCGGATTGTCGATGGTCTGATTCAACACGTTGTGTTCGGTCGAATCACTGGGGCGGTAAGTCATGTGTCCCGACGTGTGTGAACCAGCGATGAACTTCATGCAAGCGTTCTCCCGATCCGCGTCGTCGATCGCGAGCCAGACCGTAACCGCTTTGGATGGAGAAAGCGGCCAATAGCTGGCGTCCTGGTGCCACGCCACTGCTTTGCCGTCGCCGGGCATCTTACAGAAGAAATGCGACCCCCAGCCGATCACGTTCTCACCCAATAAATCTGCGACGCGATCGACGATCCGTGAGTCATGCAAGATGTCGTAGACACGACCATGTTTCAGGTGCGCCGAACTGATCGAATAACTGTCGCCTCCCGCCGCGGTGACTTTGGCCAACAGGTCGTCAAAGTATTCACGTGTTTGCTGCACTTCTGTTTCGCTGAAAACCGAAAACGGTGCCAAGTAGCCATCACGATTGAATCGCTCGATTTGGTCGGAGGCCAGTACCTTGGGCGATGGATTCTCCGTCGGGTGAAAGCTCAAGTCTCTCTGCAACGAGGCCAATTCGTCTTCGGTAGGAATCATGCTAAATTCTTTCATCGGTTTCTCTCGGTTTGGTCGTGGTATTTAAGAATAGCCCAACATTCAAAGACACAGATCGCAATGGGATTCGCCAGAATTCCCCGCAGCTCATCCTTCATCCTTCATCCGCCTTGCTCAACAACGCGACTCCAATATCGCGACGACGCAGCGATGTGACGCGACAGGTGCCTGACTGCGGCTTTGGAATCCTTGCGACGTAGCGATTGCACGATGAGCAGGTGTTCGGCTGCCTCCTC from Stieleria varia carries:
- a CDS encoding phytanoyl-CoA dioxygenase family protein; this translates as MKEFSMIPTEDELASLQRDLSFHPTENPSPKVLASDQIERFNRDGYLAPFSVFSETEVQQTREYFDDLLAKVTAAGGDSYSISSAHLKHGRVYDILHDSRIVDRVADLLGENVIGWGSHFFCKMPGDGKAVAWHQDASYWPLSPSKAVTVWLAIDDADRENACMKFIAGSHTSGHMTYRPSDSTEHNVLNQTIDNPEQYGTLVYDPLAAGEFSIHSDLLLHGSEANESNRRRCGLTLRYCSADVRADLGWSQKGVHVRGTDPSGHWSNQPRPE